From Streptomyces sp. NBC_01460, a single genomic window includes:
- a CDS encoding alpha-ketoacid dehydrogenase subunit beta, which produces MSTAAATAGVRTGRARPATMAQALGRALRDSMAADPTVHVLGEDVGTLGGVFRVTDGLAKEFGDDRCTDTPLAEAGILGAAVGMAMYGLRPVVEMQFDAFAYPAFEQLISHVAKMRNRTAGAMPLPITVRVPYGGGIGGVEHHSDSSEAYYMATPGLHVVMPATVEDAYGLLRESIASDDPVVFLEPKRLYWSKADWSPDAPAPVEPIGRAVVRRPGRSATLITYGPSLPVCLEAAEAATAEGWDLEVVDLRSLVPFDDETVAASVRRTGRAVVVHESSGFGGPGGEIAARVTERCFHHLEAPVLRVAGFDIPYPPPMQERHHLPGVDRVLDAVARLQWEAES; this is translated from the coding sequence ATGAGCACCGCTGCAGCGACGGCCGGGGTACGAACCGGCAGGGCCAGACCGGCCACCATGGCGCAGGCGCTCGGGCGGGCGCTGCGCGACTCGATGGCGGCCGATCCGACGGTGCACGTCCTCGGGGAGGACGTGGGCACGCTCGGAGGCGTCTTCCGTGTCACCGACGGCTTGGCCAAGGAGTTCGGCGACGACCGCTGCACGGACACCCCGCTGGCAGAGGCGGGAATCCTCGGCGCGGCCGTGGGCATGGCGATGTACGGGCTGCGGCCCGTGGTGGAGATGCAGTTCGACGCCTTCGCGTATCCGGCGTTCGAGCAGTTGATCAGCCATGTGGCCAAGATGCGGAACCGTACGGCGGGCGCCATGCCCCTGCCGATCACGGTGCGGGTGCCGTACGGCGGAGGGATCGGGGGCGTCGAGCACCATAGCGACTCGTCCGAGGCGTACTACATGGCCACCCCCGGCCTGCACGTCGTCATGCCGGCCACGGTCGAGGACGCGTACGGGCTGCTGAGGGAGTCGATCGCCTCCGACGATCCGGTGGTCTTCCTGGAACCGAAGAGGCTCTACTGGTCCAAGGCCGACTGGTCGCCGGACGCGCCGGCACCGGTGGAGCCGATCGGGCGGGCTGTCGTCCGGCGCCCCGGGCGCAGCGCGACCCTGATCACCTACGGGCCGTCCCTCCCCGTGTGTCTGGAGGCGGCCGAGGCGGCCACCGCCGAGGGATGGGACCTCGAGGTGGTCGACCTGCGGTCGCTGGTCCCCTTCGACGACGAGACCGTCGCCGCGTCCGTCCGGCGCACGGGCCGTGCGGTCGTCGTCCACGAGTCGTCCGGCTTCGGCGGCCCTGGCGGGGAGATCGCGGCTCGGGTCACCGAGCGGTGCTTCCACCACCTGGAGGCGCCGGTGCTGCGCGTCGCGGGGTTCGACATCCCTTATCCG
- the pdhA gene encoding pyruvate dehydrogenase (acetyl-transferring) E1 component subunit alpha, translating to MTVQELPGAAAYRPTPPPAWKPLTDPAPLLPDPEPFRVLGTDAAAGVDPELLLRLYAELVRGRRYNAQATALTKQGRLAVYPSSTGQEACEIAAALVLEDRDWLFPSYRDTLAAVARGLDPVEALTLLRGDRHTGYDPREHRIAPLCTPLATQLPHAVGLAHAARLKGDDVVALAMVGDGGTSEGDFHEALNFAAVWRAPVVFLVQNNGFAISVPLAKQTAAPSLAHKAVGYGMPGRLVDGNDAAAVHQVLSEAVARARRGEGPTLVEAVTYRMEAHTNADDATRYRGDGDVEAWRAHDPIRLLERELTGRGLLDEDGIGTVREAAERMAEGLREQMNADPVLDPMDLFAHVYEEQTGQLREQAARLRGELEAEQESGAEEGR from the coding sequence ATGACGGTCCAGGAGCTGCCCGGCGCTGCCGCCTACCGGCCCACGCCGCCCCCGGCCTGGAAGCCGCTCACCGACCCCGCGCCGCTGCTCCCGGACCCCGAGCCGTTCCGCGTGCTCGGTACGGACGCCGCGGCCGGCGTCGATCCCGAGCTGCTGCTGAGGCTCTACGCCGAGCTGGTGCGCGGGCGCCGGTACAACGCCCAGGCCACCGCACTGACCAAGCAGGGCAGGCTCGCCGTGTACCCGTCGAGCACCGGCCAGGAGGCCTGTGAGATCGCGGCGGCGCTGGTGCTGGAGGACCGTGACTGGCTCTTCCCCAGCTATCGCGACACCCTCGCCGCCGTCGCGCGCGGCCTGGATCCGGTCGAGGCGCTGACCCTGCTGCGCGGGGACCGGCACACCGGATACGACCCGCGTGAACACCGGATCGCGCCGCTCTGCACCCCGCTGGCGACCCAGTTGCCGCACGCGGTCGGATTGGCGCACGCGGCGCGCCTCAAGGGCGACGACGTGGTGGCGCTCGCGATGGTCGGCGACGGAGGGACGAGCGAGGGGGATTTCCACGAGGCGCTGAATTTCGCGGCCGTCTGGCGGGCCCCGGTCGTCTTCCTCGTGCAGAACAACGGCTTCGCGATCTCCGTGCCGCTGGCGAAGCAGACCGCGGCGCCGTCCCTCGCCCACAAGGCCGTGGGCTACGGGATGCCGGGGCGGCTGGTCGACGGCAACGACGCGGCAGCGGTGCACCAGGTGCTGAGCGAGGCGGTGGCACGGGCCAGGCGCGGCGAGGGGCCGACGCTGGTGGAGGCGGTCACGTACCGCATGGAAGCCCATACGAACGCCGACGACGCCACCCGCTACCGCGGCGACGGCGACGTGGAGGCGTGGCGTGCGCACGATCCGATCCGGCTGCTGGAACGGGAGCTGACCGGGCGCGGGCTGCTGGACGAGGACGGCATCGGGACCGTGCGGGAGGCGGCGGAGCGGATGGCCGAGGGCCTGCGCGAGCAGATGAACGCGGATCCGGTGCTCGACCCGATGGATCTCTTCGCCCACGTCTACGAGGAGCAGACCGGCCAGCTGCGGGAGCAGGCTGCACGGCTGCGCGGCGAGCTGGAGGCCGAGCAGGAGAGCGGCGCGGAGGAGGGGCGATGA
- a CDS encoding Lrp/AsnC family transcriptional regulator, translating to MADRAGDPGRLPPARPLDSTDRAILRILQTDGRASIRAVAERVHVSRANAYARINRLVEDGVIRGFSARVNHERAGEGASAYITLKIVQNSWRTVREQLQALPGATHIALVSGDFDVLLLVHTPDNQALRELVLTRIQAIPEVLSTRTLLVFEETDLGPRPDRPAELS from the coding sequence ATGGCCGACAGAGCCGGGGACCCGGGCCGCCTGCCGCCCGCGCGGCCCCTGGACTCCACGGACCGAGCCATCCTGCGCATCCTCCAGACGGACGGCCGCGCCTCGATACGGGCCGTCGCCGAACGTGTCCACGTCTCGCGGGCCAACGCGTACGCCCGCATCAACAGGCTCGTCGAGGACGGGGTGATCCGGGGTTTCAGTGCACGCGTGAACCACGAGCGCGCCGGGGAGGGCGCCTCCGCCTACATCACGCTCAAGATCGTCCAGAATTCCTGGCGCACCGTCCGGGAGCAGCTCCAGGCGCTTCCGGGCGCCACGCACATCGCGCTCGTCAGCGGCGACTTCGACGTCCTGCTGCTGGTGCACACACCGGACAACCAGGCACTGCGCGAACTGGTCCTGACCAGGATCCAGGCCATACCGGAGGTGCTGTCGACCCGCACCCTGCTGGTGTTCGAGGAGACCGACCTGGGCCCGCGCCCGGACCGTCCGGCCGAGCTGTCCTAG
- a CDS encoding TetR/AcrR family transcriptional regulator yields MTTAKRDTYTPETLLTVAVRVFNERGYDGTSMEHLSKAAGISKSSIYHHVTGKEELLRRAVSRALDGLFGILDEPGAIQGRAIARVEYVTRRTVEVLLGELPYVTLLLRVRGNTKTERWALERRREFDQRVSELLQAAVAEGDLRADVDIRLATRLLFGMVNSLVEWYRPQPGGSAEAEQLADTVVQLAFEGMRAG; encoded by the coding sequence ATGACCACGGCCAAGCGGGACACGTACACCCCGGAGACACTCCTGACCGTTGCCGTCCGCGTTTTCAACGAGCGCGGCTACGACGGCACGTCCATGGAGCACCTCTCCAAGGCGGCGGGCATCTCCAAGTCGTCCATCTACCACCATGTGACGGGCAAGGAGGAGCTCCTGCGGCGTGCCGTGAGCCGGGCGCTCGACGGGCTCTTCGGCATCCTCGACGAGCCGGGGGCGATACAGGGGCGGGCGATCGCCCGGGTCGAGTACGTCACGCGCCGCACGGTCGAGGTGCTCCTGGGGGAGTTGCCCTACGTCACGTTGCTTCTGCGCGTACGCGGCAACACGAAGACGGAGCGCTGGGCCCTGGAGCGGCGGCGCGAGTTCGACCAGCGGGTCTCCGAGCTCCTCCAGGCCGCGGTGGCGGAGGGGGATCTGCGGGCCGACGTGGACATACGCCTGGCCACCCGGCTCCTCTTCGGCATGGTGAACTCGCTGGTCGAGTGGTATCGGCCGCAACCGGGAGGCTCCGCCGAGGCGGAGCAGCTCGCCGACACGGTCGTCCAGCTCGCCTTCGAGGGGATGCGGGCCGGCTGA
- the paaN gene encoding phenylacetic acid degradation protein PaaN codes for MAAELSPEKLSEIHRPTLDKALDAIRTRAYWSPHPEHPKAYGDEGLPGSLGAAEGKAAFDAVLNTRLDLGQPGTDGWTGGEVSPYGPELGVEYPHADPDVLLPAMSAAMGSWRAAGPETRALVCLEILARISARTHELAHAVMHTSGQAFVMAFQAGGPHAQDRGLEAVAYAYEEQTRTPRSADWAKPQGKRDPLRLHKSYTAAGRGVSLLIGCNTFPTWNGYPGLFASLATGNPVLVKPHPRAVLPLALTVQLAREALSEAGFDPNLVALAAERPGEGIAKTLAVRPEIKIIDYTGSTAFGDWLETNARQAQVYTEKAGVNTIVLDSTDDYRGMLSNLAFSLSLYSGQMCTTPQNLLIPRDGIRTDAGAKSYEEVVADIAGAVTGLLGDDARANGLLGALVNGDVRARLEGASSLGDVALASRPVVNPDFPDAVVRTPVLVKLDGTKPDEGAAYLSECFGPVSFAVAVDSTGDALDLLRRTIREKGAMTVGAYTTNPEVERAVEDVCFDESAQLSLNLTGGVYVNQTAAFSDFHGSGGNPAANAALCDGAFVSNRFRIVEVRRQA; via the coding sequence ATGGCCGCCGAGCTTTCCCCCGAGAAGCTGTCCGAGATCCACCGCCCGACGCTCGACAAGGCCCTCGACGCGATCCGCACGCGCGCCTACTGGTCCCCGCACCCCGAGCACCCGAAGGCCTACGGCGACGAAGGTCTCCCCGGCAGCCTCGGCGCGGCCGAGGGCAAGGCCGCGTTCGACGCCGTGCTCAACACCCGGCTGGATCTCGGCCAGCCCGGCACCGACGGCTGGACCGGCGGAGAGGTGTCGCCGTACGGGCCGGAGCTCGGCGTCGAGTACCCGCACGCCGATCCGGATGTCCTGCTCCCCGCGATGAGCGCCGCCATGGGCTCCTGGCGGGCTGCGGGCCCCGAGACCAGGGCCCTGGTCTGTCTGGAGATCCTGGCCCGGATCAGCGCCCGAACGCACGAACTGGCCCACGCCGTGATGCACACCAGCGGGCAGGCCTTCGTCATGGCCTTCCAGGCCGGCGGCCCGCACGCCCAGGACCGCGGCCTGGAGGCCGTGGCGTACGCGTACGAGGAACAGACACGCACGCCGCGCAGCGCCGACTGGGCGAAGCCGCAGGGCAAGCGCGACCCGTTGCGGCTCCACAAGTCGTACACGGCGGCCGGGCGCGGCGTCTCCCTGCTGATCGGCTGCAACACCTTCCCCACGTGGAACGGCTACCCGGGCCTCTTCGCCTCCCTGGCCACCGGCAATCCCGTCCTGGTCAAGCCGCACCCGCGGGCGGTCCTGCCGCTGGCACTCACCGTCCAGCTGGCGCGCGAGGCGCTGTCCGAGGCGGGCTTCGACCCGAATCTCGTCGCACTGGCGGCCGAGCGGCCGGGCGAGGGCATCGCCAAGACCTTGGCGGTGCGGCCCGAAATCAAGATCATCGACTACACGGGGTCCACCGCCTTCGGCGACTGGCTGGAGACCAACGCCCGGCAGGCCCAGGTCTACACGGAGAAGGCCGGCGTCAACACGATCGTCCTCGACTCCACCGACGACTACCGGGGCATGCTCTCCAACCTGGCCTTCTCGCTCTCCCTCTACAGCGGCCAGATGTGCACCACCCCGCAGAACCTGCTCATCCCACGGGACGGCATCCGGACCGACGCGGGCGCCAAGTCCTACGAGGAGGTGGTGGCGGACATCGCCGGAGCGGTGACCGGGCTCCTCGGCGACGACGCCCGGGCCAACGGACTGCTCGGCGCCCTGGTGAACGGTGATGTGAGGGCCCGGCTGGAAGGGGCGTCCTCCCTGGGCGACGTCGCGCTCGCCTCGCGTCCGGTCGTCAACCCCGACTTCCCCGACGCCGTGGTCCGCACCCCGGTGCTCGTGAAACTCGACGGCACCAAGCCCGACGAGGGGGCGGCCTACCTGTCGGAGTGCTTCGGTCCGGTCTCGTTCGCCGTCGCCGTCGACTCCACCGGGGACGCCCTGGATCTGCTGCGCCGCACGATCCGCGAGAAGGGGGCGATGACCGTAGGCGCGTACACCACCAATCCCGAGGTGGAGCGGGCGGTGGAAGACGTCTGTTTCGACGAATCCGCTCAGCTCTCGCTGAATCTCACCGGCGGCGTGTACGTCAACCAGACGGCGGCCTTCTCCGACTTCCACGGCTCGGGGGGCAACCCGGCGGCCAACGCGGCGCTCTGCGACGGAGCCTTCGTGTCCAACCGCTTCCGGATCGTGGAGGTCCGCCGCCAGGCCTGA
- a CDS encoding TrmH family RNA methyltransferase: MTSETGSTEEPRAAAAPDPSAEPIQYDDGFGAVIGVGPHPLPWPEGERYDPELLADGDRRNVGDAYRYWTREAIVADLDLRRHDFHVAVENWGHDFNIGSVVRTANAFLAKEIHIVGRRRWNRRGAMVTDRYQHVRHHPDTADLTAWAADEGLPIIGIDNLPGAVPLERTVLPRRCVLLFGQEGPGLTEEAREHASMVCSIAQFGSTRSINAGAAAAIAMHAWVQRYADIPEPLDA, encoded by the coding sequence GTGACCAGCGAGACCGGCAGTACAGAAGAGCCCCGGGCGGCAGCGGCGCCCGATCCGTCCGCGGAACCGATCCAGTACGACGACGGGTTCGGTGCCGTGATCGGTGTCGGGCCGCACCCGCTGCCCTGGCCCGAGGGGGAGCGCTACGACCCCGAGCTGCTCGCCGACGGGGACCGGCGCAATGTGGGCGACGCCTATCGCTACTGGACGAGGGAGGCGATCGTCGCCGATCTCGACCTGCGGCGGCACGATTTCCATGTGGCGGTGGAGAACTGGGGCCACGACTTCAACATCGGCTCGGTGGTACGCACCGCCAACGCCTTCCTCGCGAAGGAGATCCACATCGTGGGGCGGCGGCGCTGGAACCGGCGGGGCGCGATGGTCACCGACCGCTACCAGCACGTGCGGCACCACCCGGACACGGCGGACCTGACGGCATGGGCGGCGGACGAGGGGCTGCCGATCATCGGGATCGACAATCTGCCCGGGGCCGTGCCGTTGGAGCGGACGGTCCTGCCGCGCCGGTGCGTGCTGCTGTTCGGGCAGGAGGGCCCGGGGCTGACCGAGGAGGCGCGCGAGCACGCCTCCATGGTGTGCTCGATCGCGCAGTTCGGCTCGACGCGGTCGATCAATGCCGGCGCGGCGGCCGCCATCGCCATGCATGCCTGGGTGCAGAGGTACGCGGACATCCCGGAACCGCTCGACGCGTGA
- a CDS encoding HTTM domain-containing protein, with the protein MSASTPGRDGAAALGLSLARAVQRVTASPLGAYQSAVVRIGVSATYLLFLLRELPHRHELYGPDGPWGWDMAHRLISNNGSFTVLMWSDSTLWFETVYALTLVSAALLMIGWRTRFSSVLFMAGVLSLQNRSIFMGDGGDNVIHLMAIYLVVTRCARVWSLDARRAARDATRSAEGRGPARDVAGPALWAVLGCVLLPATIMVGFGGTWWLPSLMWLLWVGNGAWWALNRYAPGHELRALCDVLANLAHNAALAVIMAEVCLIYATAGWYKIQGSRWQDGTAIYYPLKLDYFAPWPELSGLVASSALAVMVVTYLTVIAQVAFPFTLFNRRVKNVLLVLMIGEHAGISVLLGLPFFSMAMISADAVFLPTVFLLWLGNRVTRGRQRLFSRTAGRIRLPGQRREAPEGEEAVRGGAGGGHTLVG; encoded by the coding sequence ATGAGCGCCTCCACCCCGGGCCGTGACGGTGCGGCGGCCCTCGGCCTCTCGCTCGCCCGGGCCGTCCAGCGCGTCACGGCTTCCCCCCTCGGCGCCTACCAGAGCGCCGTCGTCCGGATCGGTGTCTCAGCCACCTACCTGCTGTTCCTGCTGCGCGAGCTGCCCCACCGACACGAGCTGTACGGCCCCGACGGTCCGTGGGGCTGGGACATGGCGCACCGGCTCATCAGCAACAACGGCTCCTTCACCGTCCTGATGTGGTCGGACAGCACGCTCTGGTTCGAGACCGTGTACGCGCTCACGCTGGTGTCGGCCGCGCTGCTGATGATCGGCTGGCGTACCCGGTTCTCGTCCGTGCTGTTCATGGCCGGGGTGCTCTCCCTGCAGAACCGCAGCATCTTCATGGGCGACGGCGGCGACAACGTCATCCACCTGATGGCGATCTATCTGGTGGTGACGCGCTGTGCGCGGGTCTGGTCCCTGGACGCGCGTCGCGCGGCCCGGGACGCCACGCGCTCCGCGGAAGGGCGCGGACCCGCCCGTGACGTCGCGGGACCGGCCCTGTGGGCGGTGCTCGGCTGCGTCCTGCTGCCCGCCACCATCATGGTCGGATTCGGCGGCACCTGGTGGCTGCCGTCGCTCATGTGGCTGCTCTGGGTGGGCAACGGTGCCTGGTGGGCGCTGAACCGTTACGCGCCGGGCCATGAGCTGCGAGCGCTGTGCGACGTCCTGGCCAACCTCGCCCACAATGCCGCGCTCGCCGTGATCATGGCTGAGGTCTGCCTGATCTACGCGACGGCCGGCTGGTACAAGATCCAGGGCTCCCGCTGGCAGGACGGCACCGCGATCTACTACCCGCTCAAGCTGGACTACTTCGCACCGTGGCCCGAGCTCTCCGGGCTCGTCGCGTCCAGTGCCCTGGCCGTCATGGTGGTCACGTACCTCACGGTCATCGCGCAGGTCGCCTTCCCCTTCACGCTGTTCAACCGACGGGTCAAGAACGTCCTGCTGGTCCTCATGATCGGTGAGCACGCGGGGATCTCGGTCCTGTTGGGGCTTCCCTTCTTCTCCATGGCGATGATCTCCGCGGACGCCGTCTTCCTGCCGACGGTCTTCCTCCTGTGGCTGGGGAACAGGGTGACGCGCGGCCGGCAGAGGCTGTTCTCCCGCACGGCGGGCAGGATCCGTCTGCCCGGGCAGCGCCGGGAGGCGCCGGAGGGCGAGGAGGCCGTGCGCGGCGGCGCCGGCGGTGGCCATACGCTCGTCGGGTGA